One window of Suricata suricatta isolate VVHF042 chromosome 6, meerkat_22Aug2017_6uvM2_HiC, whole genome shotgun sequence genomic DNA carries:
- the PGBD2 gene encoding piggyBac transposable element-derived protein 2: protein MASASSSSTVGRGGSSKRKSMKLLEVLNALEKEGPSHGREEIFIAPPDNASGDFTDEDSGDEDGQRDSHLPGSVLHASVVPEDSGTEEEDGLQPPPAMKRQKAVVDPQRVWIKRDIRPNFSSWTPSDPHIEDLKSQELSPVGLFELFFDEGTINFIVNETNRYAWQKNVNLGLTAQELKCVLGILILSGYISYPRRRMFWETSPDSHHHLVADAIRRDRFELIFSYMHFADNNELDESDRFAKVRPLIVRMNCNFQKHAPLEEFYSFGESMCEYFGHRGSKQLPAGNPVRLGYKIWCGTTSGGYLVWFEPSQGTLFTKSDRGLDLGGSMVVKFVDALQERGCLPYHVFFDKVFTSVKLMSILRKKGVKATGTVREYRTERCPLKDPKELKKMKRGSFDYKVDESEEIIVCRWCDSSVVNICSNAAGIEPVGLTSHYSGIAKTRTQVHQPSLVKLYQEKAGGVSRMDQNIAKYKVKIRGMKWYSSFIGYVIDAALNNAWQLHRICSRDAQVDLLAFRRYVACVYLESNADMSSQGRRSRRLETESRFDMIGHWIVHQDKRTRCALCHSQTNTRCEKCQKGVHAKCFREYHIR, encoded by the coding sequence CAGTTCTACTGTCGGGAGAGGTGGCAGTTCAAAGCGAAAGTCCATGAAGCTACTTGAGGTTCTGAACGCGTTGGAGAAGGAGGGTCCCAGCCACGGCAGGGAAGAGATCTTCATCGCGCCACCTGACAACGCCTCAGGGGACTTCACTGATGAGGACTCGGGTGACGAAGATGGCCAGCGAGACTCTCATCTGCCTGGTAGTGTGCTGCATGCCTCTGTCGTGCCCGAGGACTCTGGCACTGAGGAGGAGGATGGCCTGCAGCCGCCACCAGCCATGAAGAGGCAGAAGGCAGTAGTGGACCCTCAGCGTGTTTGGATCAAGAGAGATATCCGACCCAACTTCAGCAGTTGGACTCCGTCAGATCCTCATATAGAGGATCTCAAAAGCCAGGAATTGAGTCCTGTAGGCctatttgagttgttttttgaTGAAGGCACGATTAATTTCATTGTTAATGAAACCAATCGTTATGCTTGGCAGAAAAATGTCAACCTCGGTCTCACAGCCCAGGAATTAAAGTGTGTTTTGGGAATTTTGATTTTAAGTGGGTATATATCCTATCCAAGGAGAAGGATGTTTTGGGAAACATCTCCTGATTCACATCATCATCTTGTGGCTGATGCAATTAGAAGGGACAGGTTTGAACTGATCTTTTCATACATGCATTTTGCAGATAATAATGAGCTGGATGAAAGTGATAGATTTGCCAAGGTCAGGCCTCTCATTGTCCGGATGAATTGCAATTTCCAGAAGCATGCACCCTTGGAAGAGTTCTACAGCTTTGGTGAGTCCATGTGTGAATACTTTGGGCACCGGGGATCCAAGCAGCTGCCTGCGGGGAATCCAGTGCGGCTGGGCTACAAGATCTGGTGTGGGACCACCAGCGGGGGCTATCTGGTGTGGTTCGAGCCCTCACAGGGCACGCTGTTTACCAAGTCAGACAGGGGCTTGGACTTGGGAGGCAGTATGGTGGTAAAATTTGTGGATGCTCTTCAGGAGCGTGGCTGTCTGCCATACCACGTATTTTTTGACAAGGTTTTTACAAGTGTCAAACTCATGTCCATTTTGAGGAAAAAGGGGGTGAAGGCCACAGGAACTGTTCGTGAATACAGGACTGAGCGATGTCCTCTCAAAGATCCCAaagaacttaagaaaatgaagaggggTTCATTTGATTATAAAGTGGATGAGAGTGAAGAGATTATTGTGTGCCGCTGGTGTGACAGCAGCGTGGTCAACATCTGCTCCAATGCTGCGGGCATAGAGCCAGTGGGGCTGACCAGTCATTATTCAGGAATAGCCAAAACACGGACCCAGGTCCACCAGCCGTCCCTGGTGAAGCTATACCAGGAGAAAGCTGGGGGTGTCAGCCGGATGGACCAGAACATTGCCAAATACAAGGTGAAGATCCGGGGCATGAAGTGGTACTCAAGCTTCATTGGCTATGTCATCGATGCTGCCCTCAATAACGCGTGGCAGCTACACAGGATCTGCAGCCGTGATGCCCAGGTCGACCTCCTGGCCTTCCGGAGATACGTGGCCTGCGTGTACCTGGAGAGCAACGCTGACATGTCTTCCCAAGGGAGGCGAAGCAGACGGCTGGAAACTGAGAGCCGCTTTGACATGATTGGGCACTGGATCGTCCACCAGGACAAGAGGACTCGTTGTGCCCTGTGCCACTCACAGACCAACACCCGCTGCGAGAAATGCCAGAAGGGTGTCCATGCCAAGTGTTTCAGGGAGTACCACATTCGGTGA